The following are encoded in a window of Cupriavidus oxalaticus genomic DNA:
- a CDS encoding alkyl sulfatase dimerization domain-containing protein, whose protein sequence is MKAETNRTIEQRVRPNTGLGVLVRSEYFTDLVPGVHTLGGQGNSLAIETPRGVIVVDAGPGGSVTRAMIARLRELTPAPVFAIAYSHGHAGYNAGAPLWIEHAAERGEPRPLLIGQAGVPARYRRYLETAPLQAWLNSRQFRKAFRTTPAEQFPMPDQTFDSRLVIDGGGRTVELLAAPSETDDAIAVWLPQERFLYGGPSMIRSIPNVGTPLRTIRDPLRWARTLERLHALAPQQVLPEFGDPITDPRDIHDAFQIPIRALRYLREEVVKCMNAGMSEREILHHIDYPEALFGHKFMRPIYGAPDYIVREIWRMENGWWDRNPTHLHPARPAEAAAAVLSAIPDPQGVLAEARRLQAAGEFQLALHVVDLLAEAGSVCDTTRAAVELKATLCRQRAAQMPSVVSRQLLLSSAEDLLGMPIGSTAAEDPPADFSWN, encoded by the coding sequence ATGAAGGCAGAGACCAACCGCACGATCGAGCAACGCGTCAGACCGAATACCGGGCTGGGCGTGCTGGTGCGCAGCGAGTACTTTACAGACCTGGTGCCGGGCGTGCACACGCTGGGCGGGCAGGGTAACTCCCTTGCTATCGAAACGCCGCGCGGCGTGATCGTGGTGGATGCCGGCCCGGGCGGCAGCGTCACGCGCGCCATGATCGCCCGCCTGCGCGAACTGACGCCCGCGCCGGTGTTCGCCATCGCCTACAGCCACGGACACGCGGGCTACAACGCTGGCGCGCCGCTGTGGATCGAGCATGCCGCGGAGCGTGGCGAGCCGCGTCCGCTGCTGATCGGGCAGGCGGGCGTGCCGGCGCGGTACCGGCGCTATCTCGAGACGGCGCCCCTACAGGCGTGGCTGAACAGCCGCCAGTTCCGCAAGGCGTTTCGTACCACGCCGGCCGAGCAATTCCCGATGCCGGACCAGACCTTCGACAGCCGGCTGGTGATCGACGGCGGAGGCCGGACTGTCGAACTGCTCGCAGCGCCATCCGAGACCGACGACGCGATTGCGGTGTGGCTGCCGCAGGAGCGGTTCCTCTATGGCGGGCCGTCGATGATCCGCAGCATCCCCAACGTGGGCACGCCTCTGCGTACCATCCGCGACCCGTTGCGCTGGGCGCGCACGCTGGAGCGCCTGCACGCCCTTGCGCCGCAGCAGGTGCTGCCAGAGTTCGGGGATCCCATCACGGATCCGCGGGACATCCACGACGCCTTCCAGATCCCGATCCGAGCCTTGCGCTATCTGCGAGAGGAGGTGGTCAAGTGCATGAACGCCGGAATGAGTGAGCGGGAGATTCTGCATCACATCGACTATCCGGAAGCACTGTTCGGTCACAAGTTCATGCGTCCGATCTACGGCGCGCCGGACTACATCGTGCGCGAGATCTGGCGCATGGAGAATGGCTGGTGGGACCGCAACCCCACGCACCTGCACCCGGCGCGGCCGGCAGAGGCCGCCGCCGCTGTGCTGTCGGCGATTCCCGATCCCCAGGGCGTGCTGGCCGAGGCAAGGCGGCTGCAGGCGGCGGGCGAGTTCCAGCTCGCGCTCCATGTGGTAGATCTGCTGGCGGAGGCCGGGTCTGTTTGCGACACGACGCGCGCGGCGGTCGAGCTGAAAGCGACGCTATGCAGACAGCGTGCGGCGCAAATGCCGTCTGTCGTCTCGCGGCAACTGCTGCTGAGCAGTGCCGAGGACTTGCTCGGCATGCCCATTGGCAGCACGGCTGCGGAAGATCCACCCGCGGACTTTTCCTGGAACTAG
- a CDS encoding IclR family transcriptional regulator has protein sequence MKESIGSEQRSRAAAPVAHLSIHVQPRIADMRTPSSPTIAPEKRRGATHAVLREPNDRQFASTLERGLRVLQCFSVDFPEMGNAELARRTGLPRPTVSRLTHTLIKLGYLRRNPETGEFGLGTSVLCLGYPLLAGLQLRQLSIGPMKELADAIDGSVTISVRDRLKMVQIESVTTRDVLKRKPGAGLTLPLLDSTVGAGWLVGASAEERKRATRELEHEEPGSWSGRKGEFEEFRRYFMRHGYVLRRNLLRAHTTALAAPLPRGQGAELLVLSCVLSISHGDQEALEASAGRQLLAAARQIGDRLLDK, from the coding sequence ATGAAAGAATCGATCGGCTCTGAGCAACGTTCACGGGCGGCGGCACCGGTGGCACACTTGTCGATCCACGTTCAGCCACGGATCGCAGACATGCGCACCCCATCCAGCCCGACTATCGCACCTGAGAAGCGCCGCGGCGCGACCCATGCCGTCCTGCGAGAGCCCAATGATCGCCAGTTCGCCAGCACGCTCGAGCGCGGCCTGAGGGTGCTGCAGTGCTTCTCCGTCGATTTTCCCGAGATGGGCAATGCGGAGTTGGCCCGGCGCACGGGTCTACCACGGCCAACTGTCTCCCGCCTGACGCACACGCTGATCAAGCTTGGCTACCTGCGTCGCAATCCCGAGACCGGCGAGTTTGGCCTTGGCACCAGCGTGCTTTGCCTTGGCTACCCGCTGCTCGCCGGCTTGCAACTGCGCCAGCTCTCGATCGGACCCATGAAGGAACTGGCCGACGCCATCGACGGCTCCGTCACCATCTCGGTCAGGGACCGGCTCAAGATGGTGCAGATCGAAAGCGTGACGACAAGGGATGTGCTTAAGCGCAAGCCGGGTGCAGGGTTGACGCTGCCCTTGCTGGACAGCACGGTGGGCGCTGGATGGCTGGTGGGCGCGTCTGCCGAGGAGCGCAAGCGCGCCACGCGAGAGTTGGAGCATGAGGAGCCGGGAAGCTGGTCCGGCCGGAAGGGTGAGTTCGAGGAGTTCAGGCGCTACTTCATGCGCCATGGCTACGTGCTGCGCCGCAACCTGCTAAGGGCGCATACCACCGCGCTGGCCGCGCCGCTGCCGCGAGGGCAAGGCGCAGAGCTGCTGGTGCTGTCCTGCGTGCTGTCGATTAGTCACGGCGACCAGGAGGCGCTGGAAGCGAGCGCAGGGCGGCAACTGCTGGCGGCTGCGCGGCAGATTGGCGACAGGCTTCTGGACAAGTAG
- a CDS encoding bestrophin-like domain — MASLLYDAGWAGGLMVAVGLFTSILIALELGRLVWRWQVASGREPETTGVGVVASAIFALLGLLIAFTFSGAASRFDMRRTLIIQEANDIGTAYLRLDLLPQPARGELQEIFRQYLDARLDAYRSVPDRKRVEAALKRSDELRERLWTRSVLESQRTASTAATMLLLPALNTAFDTASTRLASTKEHPPGVIFGMLFALCWVGALFAGYGMASRGPRNWFHALFFVASLTVTLSVIVDLEFPRLGLIRVDAFDEMLQEVRNGLR, encoded by the coding sequence TTGGCATCACTACTTTATGATGCCGGTTGGGCCGGCGGCCTGATGGTTGCAGTGGGATTATTCACAAGTATCCTGATCGCCCTGGAACTCGGACGACTGGTGTGGCGATGGCAGGTTGCCTCCGGTCGCGAACCGGAGACAACGGGCGTCGGTGTGGTCGCAAGCGCGATATTCGCATTGCTTGGGCTACTGATTGCCTTCACCTTTTCCGGGGCGGCAAGCCGCTTTGATATGCGGCGTACGCTAATCATCCAGGAAGCCAACGACATTGGCACTGCTTACCTGCGCCTGGATCTGCTGCCGCAGCCTGCACGTGGGGAGTTGCAGGAGATATTCAGGCAGTATTTGGATGCCCGGCTTGACGCTTATCGATCCGTCCCCGATCGCAAACGCGTCGAGGCCGCCCTGAAACGTTCGGACGAGCTGCGCGAACGCCTCTGGACAAGATCCGTATTGGAGTCCCAGCGAACCGCTAGTACGGCGGCCACCATGCTTCTGTTGCCAGCGCTCAATACAGCATTCGATACGGCATCGACCCGCCTTGCCTCAACAAAGGAACATCCGCCCGGTGTCATCTTCGGCATGCTTTTCGCGCTTTGCTGGGTTGGGGCATTGTTCGCGGGCTATGGTATGGCCAGCCGCGGCCCTCGGAACTGGTTTCACGCGCTTTTCTTCGTGGCCTCGTTGACGGTGACACTCTCTGTTATCGTCGACTTGGAGTTTCCGCGGCTAGGCCTGATCCGCGTTGATGCTTTCGACGAGATGTTGCAGGAGGTCCGCAATGGATTGCGATGA
- a CDS encoding alpha/beta fold hydrolase: MALEIRHQYVQLNGIRLHYAACGHADAPLLLFVHGFPESWMSWRAQLEAFGDHFHAVAVDTRGIGESTGPAAVDGYRARHMVTDLVALLDHLGVEKCVIVGHDWGGAIACALAFSHPERLHGLVMINAVHPDIYRRELVQNPAQQAASAYMTFFLEDDAEARVCADDHHYLIGMLASGTASLPDWLDDDLLAACRRTWSRPGSVRAGLAYYRASPLHPASRMDPGASGVKFDRAAMVVPVPTLIIWGEQDVFLLPGCLEGLGDYFPDRRVERIADASHWVVHEKGLKVNRLITEFLNERIDRL, encoded by the coding sequence ATGGCGCTCGAGATCCGGCACCAATACGTCCAACTGAACGGCATCCGGCTGCACTATGCCGCGTGCGGGCATGCCGATGCCCCCTTGCTGCTGTTCGTTCACGGGTTTCCCGAATCGTGGATGTCCTGGCGGGCGCAACTTGAGGCGTTCGGGGACCACTTTCACGCGGTGGCCGTCGACACGCGCGGCATCGGCGAGTCCACCGGGCCCGCGGCGGTGGATGGCTACCGTGCGCGTCACATGGTGACCGACCTCGTGGCGCTGCTCGACCACCTCGGCGTGGAGAAATGCGTGATCGTTGGGCACGACTGGGGTGGTGCGATTGCCTGTGCTCTGGCCTTCAGCCACCCTGAGCGGCTGCACGGACTGGTGATGATCAATGCGGTGCACCCCGACATCTACCGGCGCGAGCTGGTCCAGAACCCGGCTCAGCAGGCCGCCAGCGCCTACATGACCTTTTTCCTCGAAGACGACGCCGAGGCGCGGGTGTGCGCGGACGATCATCACTACCTCATCGGTATGCTGGCGTCGGGGACGGCCAGCTTGCCGGACTGGCTGGATGACGACCTGCTGGCGGCTTGCCGCCGCACCTGGTCGCGCCCGGGCTCGGTACGCGCCGGCCTTGCCTACTACCGAGCTTCGCCGCTGCATCCGGCATCCCGAATGGATCCGGGCGCGAGCGGCGTGAAATTCGACCGTGCCGCCATGGTAGTGCCGGTGCCCACGCTCATCATCTGGGGCGAGCAGGACGTTTTCCTGCTGCCCGGCTGCCTCGAAGGTCTGGGCGACTATTTCCCTGACCGGCGCGTGGAGCGGATCGCGGATGCCAGCCACTGGGTCGTCCACGAGAAGGGGCTCAAGGTCAATCGCCTGATCACGGAGTTCCTCAATGAAAGAATCGATCGGCTCTGA
- a CDS encoding CaiB/BaiF CoA transferase family protein: protein MNMMMSEPEKREADAPLKGLRVVEFGQFIAVPAAAQTLAELGADVIKVEPPGGDASRFTGWRQDEFGPMFSAYNRGKRSVVLNLRVEAQRDQALALAASADVVLQNARPGVMDRIGLGADDLLARSSRVIYGSVSGFGHEGAAAARPGFDIAAQAESGMMSLNGELHADPMRVGFAVVDVMASHALVTGVLAALIRRGTKGRGSRVDVSLIDVALEALSQSWAEYRLTGNVPLRCGNGQPTVAPAADLIATANGQVVVSAYLDDHFARLCECLGRKDLAADSRFADNAGRVANRAALRAELGEVLRGIRSEEVCELLTRAGVVSGAVRTLAEIDGGCDEHAFVPVAAVGRNDIALPGLPLRIDLMRRDGGSLPTIGQHTYEVLAELYAE, encoded by the coding sequence ATGAATATGATGATGTCAGAACCGGAAAAGCGTGAAGCGGATGCCCCGCTGAAGGGGCTCAGAGTGGTCGAGTTTGGTCAGTTCATCGCGGTGCCTGCCGCGGCGCAGACCCTTGCTGAGCTGGGCGCGGATGTGATCAAAGTCGAGCCGCCCGGCGGGGATGCCAGCCGCTTCACTGGCTGGCGCCAGGACGAGTTCGGGCCGATGTTCTCCGCGTACAACCGTGGCAAGCGGTCGGTGGTGCTCAACCTGCGTGTCGAGGCGCAGCGAGATCAGGCGCTCGCACTGGCCGCCAGCGCCGATGTGGTCCTGCAGAACGCCCGCCCGGGCGTCATGGACAGGATAGGTCTCGGGGCGGATGACCTGCTGGCCAGGTCAAGCCGTGTCATCTATGGCTCGGTCAGCGGCTTTGGACACGAAGGCGCCGCGGCGGCGCGCCCAGGATTTGATATTGCCGCGCAGGCGGAAAGCGGCATGATGAGCCTGAACGGAGAACTGCATGCCGATCCGATGCGGGTGGGCTTCGCGGTGGTCGACGTCATGGCCTCGCATGCGCTGGTGACCGGCGTACTCGCCGCCCTCATCCGGCGCGGAACCAAGGGGCGCGGCAGCAGGGTCGACGTGTCGCTGATCGACGTTGCGCTGGAAGCCCTGAGCCAGTCCTGGGCCGAGTATCGCCTGACGGGGAACGTGCCACTGCGCTGCGGCAATGGCCAGCCCACCGTCGCGCCGGCGGCGGACCTGATCGCGACCGCGAATGGGCAGGTAGTCGTTTCCGCCTATCTCGACGATCACTTCGCGCGTTTGTGCGAATGTCTGGGCCGCAAGGACCTTGCCGCCGACAGCCGCTTCGCGGACAACGCCGGGCGCGTCGCAAATCGCGCCGCATTGCGTGCGGAACTCGGGGAGGTCCTGCGCGGCATCAGGTCCGAAGAAGTGTGCGAGTTGCTGACCCGGGCAGGCGTGGTATCGGGCGCAGTGCGCACGCTTGCCGAGATCGACGGCGGCTGTGACGAGCATGCCTTTGTCCCGGTTGCCGCGGTGGGGCGCAACGACATTGCTTTGCCGGGACTCCCGCTCCGAATCGATCTGATGCGCAGGGACGGGGGCAGTCTGCCCACAATCGGCCAGCATACGTATGAAGTCTTGGCCGAACTGTATGCAGAGTAA
- a CDS encoding Bug family tripartite tricarboxylate transporter substrate binding protein: MTLRSVLRVGIAAGVLLCGAAFAQGYPAHPVRMVSPYGPGGSNDISARIIAEGLTQRLRQQFVVENKPGAATRLANEQVAAASPDGYTLLYAAAPFAINEAAGIKARYDVRKGFQPIALCVVAPVFLVVNADSPIRTLDDFVRFARGKKEGVTFASPGVGAAPHLTSELFAAKAGFKVLNVQYRGDATAYTELLAGRADATLTAISTALPHIKAGKLRVLAVASNERSSVFPDAKTFNEQGFPGIVGYGWFGLLAPAGTPPAVVSQLNRAVQEVLADSARRDRLLALGLQPQGGTGETFGRFIRAEVEKWSEVIRSAGIALE; the protein is encoded by the coding sequence ATGACATTGCGGAGCGTCTTGCGGGTGGGTATCGCGGCAGGAGTTCTGCTTTGCGGCGCAGCGTTCGCCCAAGGCTATCCGGCACACCCAGTGCGGATGGTCTCACCATATGGCCCGGGCGGCTCCAACGACATCTCGGCCCGCATCATTGCCGAGGGCTTGACACAGCGACTGCGTCAGCAGTTCGTCGTGGAGAACAAGCCGGGTGCAGCAACGCGCCTGGCTAACGAGCAGGTGGCTGCGGCATCACCCGACGGCTACACACTGCTCTATGCCGCGGCGCCCTTTGCCATCAACGAGGCCGCCGGCATCAAGGCACGCTACGACGTCCGCAAGGGCTTCCAGCCGATCGCCCTCTGTGTGGTTGCTCCGGTCTTCCTGGTGGTCAATGCGGATTCGCCCATCAGGACGCTGGACGATTTTGTCCGTTTTGCGCGCGGGAAGAAGGAAGGCGTGACGTTCGCGTCGCCGGGGGTCGGGGCCGCCCCGCACTTGACCAGCGAACTCTTCGCCGCCAAAGCCGGTTTCAAGGTTCTAAACGTCCAATACCGGGGCGACGCCACCGCCTATACGGAATTGCTCGCGGGCCGCGCCGACGCGACGCTGACCGCAATTTCCACCGCGCTGCCCCACATCAAGGCCGGCAAGCTGCGCGTACTGGCCGTCGCCTCCAACGAGCGCTCGAGCGTCTTTCCCGATGCGAAGACGTTTAACGAGCAGGGGTTCCCGGGCATCGTGGGCTACGGCTGGTTTGGCCTGCTTGCGCCGGCAGGCACGCCGCCTGCCGTTGTGTCGCAGCTAAACCGGGCGGTACAGGAGGTGCTGGCTGACAGCGCCCGGCGCGACCGGCTACTGGCACTTGGCCTGCAGCCGCAGGGCGGAACTGGTGAGACGTTTGGACGCTTCATCAGGGCGGAAGTCGAAAAGTGGTCGGAGGTGATCCGCAGCGCGGGCATCGCACTCGAATAA
- a CDS encoding alkyl sulfatase dimerization domain-containing protein — MSNNDILMSKPTLIRHTDGVYTVGGQGNSVVADLGDRLLLVDAGPGGPLTDTMIAEVRAVLEQPLAYIVYSHGHMGYNNGVRQWLDDAAARGHASPELVAHAKVADRYRRYRETAGLQSYTNTRQFRTDYPAQPPAHWFQMPTLTYERSLVLHGSRRHVELMHAPSETDDGTAMWIPDARTLYGANAFIKTCPNVGSPYRIYRDPIRWAQTLDRFAALAPAVLIPEFGKPLTEAADIDEALTVPARALRYLREQVVARMNTGMHVDDIIHDVPLPDALFGSRYMKPAYGCAEYIMRDIWRSENGWWNRNASDLHPAAPVQRAAAVRRALGDPRPILARARELQANAQVQLALHVIDLLAGDGADTSDPATQAARRLKAELCEARAKTVTSVVSRHLYLSTADELLGRSIGSVERERGESGYAWQ; from the coding sequence ATGAGCAATAACGACATTCTGATGTCGAAGCCGACGCTGATCCGGCACACGGACGGCGTCTACACGGTCGGCGGCCAAGGCAACTCGGTCGTGGCCGACCTTGGCGACCGGCTGCTGCTGGTCGACGCCGGCCCGGGCGGCCCGCTCACCGACACCATGATTGCCGAGGTGCGTGCGGTGCTGGAGCAGCCCCTCGCGTATATCGTCTACAGCCACGGCCATATGGGCTACAACAATGGCGTGAGGCAATGGCTGGACGATGCCGCCGCCCGCGGTCATGCGTCCCCGGAACTGGTCGCCCACGCCAAGGTCGCCGACCGCTACCGCCGCTATCGCGAGACGGCCGGGCTGCAGTCCTACACTAACACCCGGCAGTTCCGCACCGACTATCCGGCACAGCCGCCCGCGCATTGGTTCCAGATGCCAACGCTGACCTACGAGCGCAGTCTGGTGTTGCACGGCTCACGGCGCCATGTGGAACTGATGCACGCGCCGTCCGAAACCGATGACGGTACGGCGATGTGGATTCCGGACGCGCGCACGTTGTATGGCGCCAATGCCTTCATCAAGACATGCCCCAACGTCGGCTCTCCCTATCGCATTTACCGTGACCCGATCCGCTGGGCGCAGACCCTCGACCGCTTTGCCGCGCTCGCGCCGGCCGTGCTGATCCCGGAGTTCGGCAAGCCGCTCACCGAGGCGGCCGACATCGACGAGGCGCTGACCGTGCCGGCCCGCGCGCTGCGCTACCTGCGCGAGCAGGTGGTGGCGCGGATGAACACTGGCATGCACGTGGACGACATCATCCACGACGTCCCGCTGCCGGACGCGCTCTTTGGGAGCCGCTACATGAAGCCCGCCTATGGCTGCGCCGAATACATCATGCGTGACATCTGGCGCAGCGAAAACGGCTGGTGGAACCGCAATGCGAGTGACCTGCATCCAGCGGCGCCGGTCCAGCGGGCCGCGGCAGTGCGCCGGGCGCTCGGCGATCCTCGCCCGATACTGGCGCGCGCGCGCGAACTGCAGGCCAACGCGCAGGTCCAGCTTGCCCTGCACGTGATCGACCTGCTGGCCGGCGATGGCGCGGATACCTCCGACCCGGCAACACAGGCAGCCCGCCGACTCAAGGCCGAACTCTGCGAGGCCCGCGCGAAGACCGTGACGTCGGTGGTATCGCGCCACCTGTACCTGAGCACCGCCGACGAGCTGCTGGGGCGTTCCATCGGCAGTGTCGAGCGGGAGCGCGGGGAATCCGGCTACGCGTGGCAGTGA